A region of the Diorhabda sublineata isolate icDioSubl1.1 chromosome Y, icDioSubl1.1, whole genome shotgun sequence genome:
GTTAATAATCATGTCGGAGCTGCGATCAAAGCACTGCTactaaatgatataaaaaacgGAGCTTAAGTTTTGGATATACCTCGTAGTATTCAAagcctcatgatatttctgacaatttcgagtttgatcaaaaattacATCGTATgaagatcaaaaattaattgaattttgagttttaaactGGTATTCGTTTAAACGTAATAGCATCCCAAAAGCCGTTGGGTTATAAAACTACGATGCGCATTCATTGCCATTTTTGAATTacccaataaaaaaaaagaattaaatacttGACGTTTCTTGAGCagaaaggatttttcaaatttcaaaaatgttcatttgtagaTTATATAAACCtaagaacttttgatttgaagttcactcaataattaaatcaaagccCATTGTTCAACacgatccattttgatactgaattcgGTCTTACGACgttattaatctttatttttgttaatgaagacagttgagcttttggactgtgcaatttatctcgaaataatgcttgaaattggccttttaattaattagagagaatccaaaagagctgatatcagatctcatcctttcagaaagctttctcaaacacagcttcgtttaccatgtgagtttttttcaaaaataaatacaataaacgcctataaaaacttgtttggattgtctacctcaagttgtttgatctttaattaacttgtttcacgataaaatatattattaaggagcttttatattttttctgggaattgtgataaaatatcttataaatcgTGCGAAacagaattgataaaaaaccaACTGGGCTTTGAATTTATGAAACTGTTCgtgcaataacgaaaatctcaaaagataattaacgcttTACTGagaactgaatagtaaacagATTGTccagttgattattcaaaagtatgaatgaacaataacattagaaaaaaattaattccttggagttactaaatcgaataaaggTACAATTGATTGTACAATTAGTcggagaaaactttgtaagtgaataagtgaagtttccgtttccgtttgttgatatattattggaaggaattttacattttacgaatagcacttgtcaaatcgttaagcaaacaaagcgggcatttcaattcactaaagcttcgtaacagaaatttaacatttcataataactcttgcgaatattttgtttactcCCAaggaatatcgagtttgtgtgtagtttttcccgtttctccaaggataaattcgaaaaagAATTCTCTCGTGCTTCAACAagaaattacttgtaatgcaaattcagttttattaaagaatttcttttctatatacttgtattataacaaattttaatctcaaGACTTTCTCGAGGAGCCACCAAGTGTCCTAACcttggtgggactgtgattcaaacctggttgggctaacgtataactatcatttatgtatctcaataaagttgggctaaagtataactattatttatgtatcccaataaagttgggctaaactATAACTATGATTTATGTATCCCCAGAAAGTTTGGCTAACTTATAACTaacatttatgtatcccaataaaattgggctaaagtataactatcatttgtttattccaataaagttgctctaacgtttttaataaagtttgttttgagagttattcacttcgcataacatattgtgttgttttattctaatatgtttggaggattttagtggggAGTATAGGAtacccaaaatgttttattttctttggttgttgttgattcatctatgtcaaacgatttgaccatactttcgtctttttttttatttggtttaactttttttatttcttttttatttacttaatgagtctttctcgcacgttttcagtttgtggtttaacgaaatgggtcatgtggatattttttcattacaatttcaACTCAACACTATCCCAGTTCTACCATGagattacttagtttaggaTTTATTCCCGAGGAGAATACTCTCATCATTCCAGATTTTTATCAGGAGTGAGTGAAATATTGATCTTGAAAGACATGTATGTGACTATATTAGCTCTGCTGGAATACCGTTATTGATTTCTTCTAATTATCTTCTAATTACTTCTTCCGTGATATATAGTGTTAgctattctatatttttcttgattttctatTAAAGTTAAATCATTAGTCCATCCCCTCATCTTATCCTTCTTCAAAATCTtgtttcttagaccttttgatttataaatacttctaaatgttcttgattttaggtctcttctgtttcaaaattataatttatatcaatataaataagcaaatggtcagtgtccaaatcatattttgatagacttaaagaaaagtcgaaacttcAAAATCTaccttttaaaaactatcacaaaaatactaattttgaaacagaagagacctagaaTTAGGAACCTTTCgatgtatttaaatatatatatatatatatatatatatatatatatatatatatatatatatatatatatatatatatatatatatatatatatatatatatatatatagtccaTATTAAGAACATTGATGCTGTCACTAGCAAACAAGAAGTGGAAGCTGCTATCAGAGACATCGACAAGGGAAGAAAACCAACAGGAGACATAAGAGTTAGCTCTTTGAGGCCTGACTATGGTGGGACACAAGCAGCTACCGTCTTTATACCAAAAGAAACTGTCGATAGCCTACACAAAATGGGCAAAATAAGAATTGGTTTGGTCAACTGCAGTGTGAGAGAAAGGATGAGAGTGGACTCGTGTCATCGATGCTGGGAAATTGGTCATATGGCCAAATTCTTCAAGGGCCCTGTTAGAACATGACTGTGCATACAATGTGGGGGAGATAACCACCAGAAAAAAGACTGCATGAAAGAAGCTCACTGCGTACAATGCAACATCCCCGGTCATAGGCCACTTTCCCTAAAGTGCCCTTTAGAGAGGCTGGTACATAGATATTAATATAGATGCAGCAATTTGCTTACCAGCAAGCAAGCACATATCGATACAAGGTTGGGGACAGGGAAATTTATTTGTCTGGATTGACTGCATCAAAATCACTATATATAGCTGTTATATGTCGCCAAATATAAGGCTCGAAGAGTTCCAACATTTACTGAATGAACTGAAAAATAGTATAGCTACACGGAAAAATAAGTGCCTGATTTACGGGGACTTTAACGCGAAATCAATGATGTGGAACTCAACATCAAATGATTCTAGAGGAGATATTCTTTCTGAATGGGCCTCAGAACTAAACTTAATTTCACTGAACACCGGATGTGAACCTACCTTCCGTAGAGGCCAAAGCTGTTCCATTATCGATATAACATTCGCGGCAACCAATATAGCGCCTTTAGTAACGAACTGGAGAGTGTCTGAAGAGGAAAATCTTACAGACcacaattacatttattttgatatagctATTAAGAAAGATAGCGTAAGAACGAAGATTAAGAGCCGCGGCTGGAGGGTGGATACGACACAAATGGATTACTTCATAAATGAACTGCGAAGCAAATTACCACCAAGAGAACAAACCTTAAAGCCAGAGAGATTAATTGAGAACATCAGCCATGCATGTGATAATACATTCCAACGAAAGGGTATCCCAAGTGACAGGAAAAAACCAGCTTACTGGTGGTCAGCGGAAATCGCGAAACTCGGTAAAAATGCCTTACACGGAAGAGAAATATGACCTAATATACCGCAAGAACAAAAAGATACATCTCGGCAAGCCTACAA
Encoded here:
- the LOC130451951 gene encoding uncharacterized protein LOC130451951 produces the protein MSPNIRLEEFQHLLNELKNSIATRKNKCLIYGDFNAKSMMWNSTSNDSRGDILSEWASELNLISLNTGCEPTFRRGQSCSIIDITFAATNIAPLVTNWRVSEEENLTDHNYIYFDIAIKKDSVRTKIKSRGWRVDTTQMDYFINELRSKLPPREQTLKPERLIENISHACDNTFQRKGIPSDRKKPAYWWSAEIAKLGKNALHGREI